A single genomic interval of Lathyrus oleraceus cultivar Zhongwan6 chromosome 7, CAAS_Psat_ZW6_1.0, whole genome shotgun sequence harbors:
- the LOC127101929 gene encoding uncharacterized protein LOC127101929: protein MENQEANELAQISSGYKVSKSRLKGIIEIQEKMVLNVPSSPNMAIPKTWGKGTPTAASAENAVPAATDVSTTNVLKIPSLKFLFGIPETITTDQGSVFVGQNMQEFTVEIGFKLKTSTPYYAQANGQVEAAKKVIISLIIKHVSKKPKNWHKTLDQILWARRTSPKEATNSIPFRLTYGHDVVLPIEICLQSVRVQLQKDIQSEQYWELMFDKLTDLDEQRLVVMEVLIRQKACVARVYNIRVETETFAVNDYVWKVILPMDQRDRTLGKWSPKWEG from the exons ATGGAGAACCAAGAAGCGAATGAGTTAGCCCAAATCTCCTCTGGGTACAAGGTATCAAAATCAAGACTTAAGGGTATTATTGAGATACAGGAAAAGATGGTGTTGAACGTCCCGTCGTCACCTAATATGGCAATCCCAAAAACATGGGGGAAGGGGACTCCGACGGCAGCTTCAGCTGAGAACGCAGTTCCAGCTGCGACGGATGTCTCGACGACGAATGTCTTAAAAATTCCGAGTTTGAAATTTTT GTTTGGCATTCCCGAAACTATTACCACAGATCAAGGTTCAGTTTTTGTGGGACAAAACATGCAAGAATTTACCGTTGAAATAGGATTTAAGTTGAAGACTTCTACACCTTATTACGCCCAagcaaatggccaagtcgaagcaGCCAAAAAAGTGATAATTAGTTTAATCATAAAACATGTTTCCAAAAAACCTAAGAATTGGCATAAGACACTAGACCAAATTTTGTGGGCTCGTAGGACATCCCCAAAAGAGGCGACGAATTCGATTCCTTTTCGTCTAACATATGGGCATGATGTTGTGTTACCAATAGAGATCTGTTTACAATCAGTTAGGGTGCAACTCCAGAAAGATATTCAGTCGGAACAGTATTGGGAATTGATGTTTGACAAACTAACTGATTTAGACGAACAAAGGCTGGTTGTAATGGAGGTATTGATACGACAAAAAGCGTGTGTGGCAAGAGTGTACAACATAAGGGTTGAAACGGAAACCTTTGCAGTAAATGATTATGTTTGGAAAGTAATTCTACCTATGGATCAAAGAGATCGAACCTTAGGAAAATGGTCTCCAAAATGGGAGGGATAA